In Anaerolineales bacterium, the following are encoded in one genomic region:
- a CDS encoding rod shape-determining protein, with protein sequence MAILSRELGIDLGTMFIRIVEGGEVVLQEPTIVAVDLDEQKIVAVGDEALGMVGRVLEESIEVIRPLQKGVVAYYELTELLIDHLVRKIGGSVRFFKPRVMVTHPYAITSVERRAVHEAALQVGDAHLVPQPLAAALGIDLPVGTPTGNMVVSMGGGCTQAAVIAMNDVVSGDTLRVGGLDLDDAIAAYVRRKYGLHIGQRTAEMVKLRVGAAIPQDEEHSIELQGQDQITGLPRPMTITTSEVVEAVQPTLDEMFEMVRQVLEKTPPELASDIIDRGVAICGGGALLRGMDRLMTQKLGVPAYLVDDPVNCTAIGALRAVDMAQMLQRINRL encoded by the coding sequence ATGGCAATTCTGTCGCGTGAACTTGGCATCGACCTGGGCACGATGTTCATCCGCATTGTGGAAGGCGGAGAAGTCGTGCTGCAAGAACCCACCATTGTGGCGGTTGACCTGGATGAGCAAAAGATCGTGGCCGTGGGCGACGAAGCCCTGGGCATGGTCGGCCGCGTCTTGGAAGAATCCATCGAGGTCATTCGTCCCCTGCAAAAAGGGGTCGTGGCCTATTACGAACTGACTGAACTGCTTATTGACCATTTGGTGCGCAAGATCGGCGGCTCGGTGCGCTTCTTCAAGCCGCGCGTCATGGTCACCCATCCCTACGCCATCACCAGCGTAGAGCGCCGCGCCGTGCACGAAGCCGCCCTGCAGGTGGGCGACGCCCATCTGGTGCCGCAGCCCTTGGCCGCTGCCCTGGGCATTGACTTGCCCGTAGGCACGCCCACCGGCAACATGGTGGTCAGCATGGGCGGCGGCTGCACCCAGGCGGCCGTGATCGCCATGAACGACGTGGTTTCCGGCGACACGCTGCGCGTGGGCGGCCTGGACCTGGACGACGCCATCGCTGCCTATGTGCGCCGCAAATACGGCCTGCACATCGGCCAGCGCACCGCCGAAATGGTCAAGCTGCGCGTGGGCGCCGCCATCCCCCAGGATGAAGAGCACAGTATCGAACTGCAGGGCCAGGACCAGATCACCGGCCTGCCGCGCCCCATGACCATTACCACCTCGGAAGTGGTCGAAGCGGTGCAGCCCACGCTGGACGAAATGTTCGAAATGGTGCGCCAGGTGCTGGAGAAGACCCCGCCCGAACTGGCTTCGGACATCATTGACCGCGGCGTGGCCATCTGCGGCGGCGGTGCGCTGCTGCGCGGCATGGACCGCCTGATGACCCAGAAACTGGGCGTGCCGGCCTACTTGGTGGACGACCCGGTCAACTGCACCGCCATCGGCGCCCTGCGCGCCGTGGACATGGCCCAGATGCTGCAGCGCATCAACCGGTTATAG
- the atpC gene encoding ATP synthase F1 subunit epsilon, with the protein MTIRCEIVSQDRAVFQGDADIVVVPGTDGEMGILPRHVPLLSTLGLGVIKVRQGTEEHLFTVTGGLVEVQPDIVTILADAAEDVGEIDIARAEEARRRAEQRLAEGPGKDAEALLAAEAALRRSSLRLDVARKYGRTTRRSSQFPTSPSGE; encoded by the coding sequence ATGACCATCCGTTGCGAAATTGTTTCCCAAGACCGTGCCGTTTTCCAGGGCGATGCCGATATTGTTGTCGTTCCTGGCACGGATGGCGAGATGGGCATTTTGCCCAGACACGTTCCCCTGCTTTCCACCCTGGGTCTCGGCGTGATCAAAGTGCGCCAGGGCACTGAGGAGCATCTCTTCACCGTCACCGGCGGCCTGGTGGAAGTGCAGCCTGACATCGTCACCATCCTGGCGGACGCCGCCGAAGATGTGGGCGAGATCGACATTGCCCGCGCCGAAGAAGCCAGGCGCCGCGCCGAGCAGCGCCTGGCCGAAGGCCCCGGTAAGGATGCCGAAGCTCTGTTGGCTGCCGAGGCGGCCCTGCGCCGCTCCTCCCTGCGTTTGGATGTCGCCCGCAAGTACGGCCGCACCACCCGGCGCAGTAGCCAGTTCCCAACTTCCCCTTCGGGCGAGTAA
- the atpD gene encoding F0F1 ATP synthase subunit beta, whose amino-acid sequence MAEAKGKVVQILGGVVDIAFPEGELPSVYDAVEIERGEERPVVVEVQTHLGKGQVRGVAMDATEGLRRGMDVASTGAAITVPVGEATLGRMFDVLGQPIDGLGPVTSDTYYPIHRPAPGFEDQSTSVEVFETGVKVIDLIAPFTKGGKTGIFGGAGVGKTVIIMELIRSIAKEHQGNSVFAGVGERTREGTQLYREMIESGVLKDTVLVYGQMNEPAGSRLRVALTALTMAEYFRDQGRDVLLFVDNIFRFSMSGSEVSALLGRMPSAVGYQPTLATEMGQLQERITSTRSGSITSMQAVYVPADDYSDPAPVATFTHLDATIALERSIADKGIYPAVDPLASTSRILDVNVVGEEHYRTAREVQRVLQRYKDLQDIIAILGIDELSEDDKLIVARARKVERFFSQPFYVAEQFTGIPGRYVSLEDTVRGFREILDGKHDDLPEQAFMMVGGIDEVVEKAKKLSE is encoded by the coding sequence ATGGCTGAAGCAAAAGGCAAAGTGGTGCAAATTTTGGGCGGTGTGGTGGATATCGCTTTTCCTGAAGGCGAACTGCCCTCCGTCTATGATGCCGTCGAGATCGAGCGCGGCGAAGAACGCCCGGTAGTGGTTGAAGTACAAACCCATCTGGGCAAAGGCCAGGTGCGCGGTGTGGCCATGGATGCCACCGAAGGTCTGCGCCGCGGCATGGACGTGGCATCTACCGGCGCGGCGATCACCGTGCCGGTGGGCGAGGCCACCCTGGGCCGCATGTTCGATGTGCTCGGCCAACCGATTGACGGTCTCGGCCCGGTCACCAGCGACACTTATTACCCCATCCATCGCCCGGCCCCGGGCTTCGAAGACCAATCCACCAGCGTGGAAGTCTTCGAGACCGGCGTCAAGGTCATCGACCTGATCGCCCCCTTCACCAAGGGCGGTAAGACCGGCATCTTCGGCGGCGCCGGCGTGGGCAAGACCGTGATCATCATGGAACTGATCCGCTCCATCGCCAAGGAACACCAGGGCAATTCCGTGTTTGCCGGCGTGGGTGAGCGCACCCGCGAAGGCACCCAGCTCTACCGTGAAATGATCGAGTCCGGCGTATTGAAGGATACTGTGCTGGTCTACGGCCAGATGAATGAGCCCGCTGGCAGCCGCCTGCGCGTGGCCCTCACCGCTCTGACCATGGCGGAATACTTCCGTGACCAGGGCCGCGATGTGCTGCTGTTCGTGGACAACATCTTCCGCTTCTCCATGTCCGGTTCCGAAGTGTCGGCGCTGCTGGGCCGTATGCCTTCTGCGGTGGGTTACCAACCCACCCTGGCCACCGAAATGGGCCAGCTGCAGGAGCGCATCACCTCCACCCGCTCCGGCTCCATCACCTCCATGCAGGCGGTCTATGTACCGGCGGACGATTACTCCGATCCCGCTCCGGTGGCCACCTTCACCCACCTGGACGCCACCATTGCTCTGGAACGTTCCATCGCCGACAAAGGCATTTACCCGGCGGTAGACCCGCTGGCTTCCACCTCCCGCATTCTCGACGTGAACGTGGTCGGCGAGGAGCACTACCGCACCGCCCGCGAAGTGCAGCGCGTGCTGCAGCGCTACAAAGACCTGCAGGACATCATCGCCATTCTGGGCATTGACGAGCTCAGCGAAGACGACAAGCTGATCGTGGCGCGTGCCCGCAAGGTGGAGCGCTTCTTCTCCCAACCCTTCTACGTGGCCGAGCAGTTCACCGGTATCCCCGGGCGCTATGTCTCGCTGGAGGACACCGTGCGCGGCTTCCGCGAGATCCTTGACGGCAAGCACGACGATCTGCCCGAGCAGGCCTTCATGATGGTCGGCGGCATCGACGAAGTGGTCGAGAAGGCCAAGAAGCTGTCTGAATAA
- the atpG gene encoding ATP synthase F1 subunit gamma, which translates to MANTREIRLRIRSVKNIRQVTRALQAVSASRVRKAMEAVEHTRPYASKAWQVLTHIAGQPGRNTLHPLLIERPEVKNVIVVMVSGERGLAGPYNTNILRYTLGHFQNYAVPVRYIAVGRKGAELLHRRGLNVMAQFTELPPEPEFADASPVGRIVVDEFLSGAADEVYLIYTNFVNMARQVPTVKKLLPLEFGTTEGLVRSEFGEPPAAAHSGPAASYIYEPGQEEILDQIVPRFTALQVYQALLESNASEHAARMVAMKNATDNANELGNALTLEYNKIRQQSITNEMLDIAGGAEALAQASK; encoded by the coding sequence ATGGCTAACACCCGCGAAATTCGCCTACGCATCCGCAGCGTCAAGAACATCCGCCAGGTGACGCGCGCCCTGCAGGCGGTCAGCGCCAGCCGCGTGCGCAAGGCGATGGAGGCGGTGGAGCACACCCGCCCTTACGCCAGCAAAGCCTGGCAGGTACTGACCCACATCGCCGGGCAGCCCGGGCGCAACACCCTGCACCCGCTGCTCATCGAGCGCCCCGAGGTCAAGAACGTCATCGTGGTGATGGTCAGCGGTGAGCGCGGCCTGGCGGGACCCTATAACACCAACATCCTGCGTTATACGCTGGGACACTTCCAGAATTACGCCGTGCCCGTGCGCTATATCGCCGTGGGCCGTAAAGGCGCCGAGCTGCTGCACCGCCGCGGCCTGAATGTGATGGCGCAGTTCACTGAACTGCCGCCTGAACCCGAGTTTGCCGATGCCTCGCCGGTGGGCCGCATCGTGGTGGATGAGTTCCTTTCCGGCGCCGCCGACGAGGTCTACCTGATCTATACCAACTTCGTCAACATGGCGCGCCAGGTGCCCACCGTGAAGAAACTGCTGCCCCTGGAATTCGGCACCACTGAGGGCCTCGTGCGCTCGGAATTCGGCGAGCCGCCCGCAGCCGCCCACAGCGGCCCGGCGGCTTCGTACATTTACGAACCGGGACAAGAAGAGATCCTCGACCAGATCGTGCCGCGCTTTACCGCGTTGCAGGTTTACCAGGCGCTGCTGGAATCCAACGCCAGCGAGCACGCCGCCCGCATGGTGGCGATGAAGAACGCCACCGACAACGCCAACGAACTGGGCAACGCCCTGACCCTGGAATACAACAAGATCCGCCAGCAGAGCATCACCAATGAAATGCTGGACATCGCCGGCGGCGCCGAGGCTTTGGCGCAGGCCAGCAAGTAA
- the atpA gene encoding F0F1 ATP synthase subunit alpha, with protein sequence MSDLIKDISSSLQKQIEGFKPEFELRDIGTVTEAGDGIARASGLAQVQAQELVQFENGVMGIAFNLEEDNVGIIIMGEFSGIEEGMSVRSTGRIASVPVGDGMIGRVVNALGEPVDGKGPIAFSSYRPIERIAPGVIQRKDVDTPVQTGIKGIDALTPVGRGQRQLIIGDRQTGKTALAIDAIINQKGQDLLCIYVAIGQKKAGIARTVAILEEHGAMDHTVVVVASAEEPAALQYIAPYAGCAIGEEFMETGRDALIIYDDLSKHAWAYRQVSLLLRRPPGREAYPGDVFYLHSRLLERAARLANSYVLTPKDFKEELATEKDALDKKVYGGPLAKHYAEEAAKEVKDSKVVKLQGSGGSLTALPIIETLLGDVSAYVPTNVISITDGQIYLEANLFYAGIRPAINAGLSVSRVGGDAQTKAMRQVAGGLRLDMASFRELAAFAQFGSSLDKATQSQLNRGQRLQEVLKQPQYKPVALEHEIVAIYAGTSGLADNIDIERVTDWEAALLRFMDASHSVLLKEIREKKALSDELKAQLKTAIETFNSTWS encoded by the coding sequence ATGTCAGATTTGATCAAAGACATTTCTTCTAGCCTTCAGAAACAGATCGAAGGCTTTAAACCCGAATTTGAACTGCGTGATATAGGCACCGTGACCGAAGCAGGTGACGGTATTGCCCGCGCCTCGGGCCTGGCTCAGGTGCAGGCTCAGGAGTTGGTTCAATTCGAAAACGGTGTGATGGGCATCGCCTTCAACCTCGAAGAGGACAACGTCGGTATCATCATCATGGGTGAGTTCTCCGGTATTGAAGAGGGCATGAGTGTGCGCTCCACCGGCCGCATCGCCTCCGTTCCGGTCGGCGACGGCATGATCGGCCGCGTGGTCAACGCCCTGGGTGAGCCGGTGGACGGCAAAGGCCCCATCGCCTTCAGCAGCTACCGCCCGATCGAGCGTATTGCCCCTGGTGTGATCCAGCGTAAAGACGTGGACACCCCGGTGCAGACCGGCATCAAGGGCATCGACGCCCTGACTCCGGTGGGCCGTGGCCAGCGCCAGCTGATCATCGGCGACCGCCAGACCGGCAAGACCGCCCTGGCGATCGACGCTATCATCAACCAGAAGGGCCAAGACCTTCTGTGTATCTATGTCGCCATCGGCCAGAAGAAGGCCGGTATCGCCCGCACCGTGGCCATCCTCGAAGAGCACGGCGCCATGGACCACACCGTGGTCGTGGTCGCCTCGGCTGAGGAACCCGCCGCGCTGCAATACATTGCCCCCTATGCGGGTTGCGCCATCGGTGAAGAGTTCATGGAAACCGGCCGCGACGCGCTGATCATCTACGACGACCTGTCCAAGCATGCCTGGGCCTACCGCCAGGTATCGCTGCTGCTGCGCCGCCCGCCCGGCCGTGAAGCCTATCCCGGCGATGTGTTCTACCTGCACTCCCGCTTGCTGGAACGCGCCGCCCGCTTGGCCAACAGCTACGTGCTGACCCCCAAGGACTTCAAAGAAGAGCTGGCCACCGAAAAGGATGCGCTGGACAAGAAGGTCTACGGCGGCCCGCTGGCCAAGCACTATGCCGAAGAGGCTGCCAAAGAAGTCAAAGACAGCAAGGTGGTCAAGCTGCAGGGTTCCGGTGGTTCCCTGACGGCGCTGCCCATCATTGAAACCTTGCTGGGTGACGTGTCTGCTTACGTGCCCACCAACGTGATTTCGATCACCGACGGCCAGATCTACCTGGAGGCCAACTTGTTCTATGCTGGCATCCGCCCGGCGATCAACGCCGGTTTGTCCGTCTCGCGTGTGGGCGGCGACGCCCAAACCAAGGCCATGCGCCAGGTGGCCGGTGGTCTGCGTTTGGACATGGCCTCCTTCCGTGAACTGGCTGCCTTTGCGCAGTTCGGTTCCAGCTTGGATAAAGCCACCCAGTCGCAGCTCAACCGCGGCCAACGCCTGCAAGAGGTCCTGAAGCAGCCGCAGTACAAGCCGGTGGCCCTGGAGCATGAGATTGTCGCCATTTATGCCGGCACCAGCGGCCTGGCCGACAACATCGACATCGAACGTGTCACCGACTGGGAAGCGGCCCTGCTGCGCTTCATGGACGCCTCTCACAGCGTCCTTCTCAAGGAAATTCGCGAGAAGAAAGCGCTGAGCGATGAGCTCAAAGCCCAGTTGAAGACCGCCATTGAGACTTTCAACAGCACTTGGTCGTAA
- a CDS encoding J domain-containing protein codes for MKKSSPKTSLSTSVRPDLDGVRAKVQRRREYLDLLETELGNTRRALQEFTDVYNRRVAPLEKQRARLRQMLDEILADQGPPASGWLAGRRGKPYAAHNQPPEEPASEQERLPAKKPLAAKDPDYERKLRELFRQLAKRYHPDVTHNAAEKKQQEEIMALINQAYMNKDLETLETVAKSHPAKAGGSLGPEAEFARLTLELRQLDTMIFEVENTIRELDLSPAMQMHTESKTERNRRDIFADMESEYRARISELEEQLLGLGVEPKDVSRN; via the coding sequence ATGAAGAAATCCTCCCCAAAAACCAGCCTTTCCACCAGTGTGCGTCCCGATCTGGACGGCGTGCGCGCCAAAGTCCAGCGCCGGCGCGAATATTTGGACCTGCTGGAGACCGAACTGGGCAACACCCGCCGGGCTCTGCAGGAGTTCACCGACGTGTACAACCGGCGCGTGGCCCCGCTGGAGAAGCAGCGGGCGCGCCTGCGCCAGATGCTGGACGAGATCCTGGCTGACCAGGGGCCGCCCGCCAGCGGCTGGCTGGCCGGCCGCCGCGGCAAACCGTATGCGGCGCACAACCAGCCGCCCGAAGAGCCGGCCAGCGAGCAGGAACGCCTGCCCGCCAAGAAGCCCCTGGCGGCCAAGGACCCGGACTACGAGCGCAAACTGCGCGAGCTGTTCCGCCAGCTGGCCAAGCGTTATCACCCTGATGTGACCCATAACGCGGCCGAGAAGAAGCAACAGGAAGAGATCATGGCGCTGATCAACCAGGCCTATATGAACAAAGACCTGGAGACCTTGGAAACCGTGGCCAAGAGCCACCCGGCCAAAGCCGGCGGCAGCCTGGGGCCGGAAGCTGAATTCGCCCGGCTGACGCTGGAACTGCGCCAGCTGGACACGATGATCTTCGAAGTGGAGAACACGATCCGCGAGCTGGATCTTTCGCCCGCCATGCAAATGCACACCGAGAGCAAAACCGAGCGCAACCGGCGAGACATCTTTGCCGACATGGAAAGCGAGTACCGCGCCCGCATCAGCGAGCTGGAGGAGCAGTTGTTGGGCCTGGGGGTCGAACCGAAAGACGTCAGCCGCAACTAG
- the ruvA gene encoding Holliday junction branch migration protein RuvA produces the protein MIASLSGRVAHIDESGLTLEISGVGLRVSVPLPLLQETQVGQSLFVHTYLVVRENELSLYGFPSLEARQLFTLLLSVDRVGPRLALAILSKLSPGALRSAVLAGDSSLIAKVPGVGAKTAQKILLQLADKVQPGEGDAIAWERQTSDSDLLAALTGLGYSVVEAQTALQSLPEDAPDDLEEKLKLALQYFGR, from the coding sequence ATGATCGCTTCGTTGAGCGGGCGGGTGGCCCACATCGACGAGAGCGGCCTGACCCTGGAGATCTCCGGGGTCGGCCTGCGCGTCAGTGTGCCCCTGCCGCTGCTGCAAGAGACCCAGGTGGGGCAGAGTCTCTTCGTGCATACCTATCTGGTGGTGCGTGAAAATGAGCTGAGCTTGTACGGCTTCCCCAGCCTGGAGGCGCGCCAGCTGTTCACACTGCTGTTGAGTGTCGATCGGGTGGGCCCGCGTTTGGCGCTGGCGATCCTCTCCAAGCTCTCCCCCGGCGCGCTGCGCAGCGCCGTGCTGGCCGGCGACAGCTCGCTGATTGCCAAGGTTCCGGGCGTGGGCGCCAAGACCGCCCAGAAGATCTTGCTGCAGTTGGCCGATAAGGTGCAGCCCGGCGAGGGCGACGCGATCGCCTGGGAACGCCAGACCAGCGACAGCGACTTGCTGGCCGCGCTCACCGGCCTGGGCTACAGCGTGGTTGAAGCGCAAACCGCCCTGCAGTCCCTGCCAGAGGATGCCCCGGATGATCTGGAAGAAAAACTAAAACTGGCCTTGCAGTACTTCGGTCGCTAG
- a CDS encoding MgtC/SapB family protein: MGFLIGLQREHSHGGQGREILAGERTFALIGASGFLAAFMSEQFQQPLIYFAAIAFVGVLTAIGYFSEATQKGRVGITTEVSVLLAMLLGGLCYWNYLALAVAVAIGATLLLSLKIETDRLVAALTREDILAALQFAAVTAIVLPILPNAPLGPPPFDVLNPFQVWLMVVFISGISFLGYVLIKLLGADHGIRITGFLGGLVSSTAVTLSFAQRSVKFPKMAKPFALAILVAWTMMFARVMVEVAVVNGDLLRAVWPPVLASGLAGLGYAVFLTLAKRRADEDTVHFSNPFDLLSALRFGLLYALVLLAARSAQIYLGDTGVLLAGFISGLADVDAITLSLAELARSGGLSLDLAAKALVNAIMANTLVKGGMVLLVGSPSLRRTVLPGLILILTVGLGAAYLL, from the coding sequence ATGGGGTTTCTTATCGGTCTCCAGCGCGAGCACTCTCACGGCGGACAGGGCCGAGAGATCCTGGCTGGTGAGCGTACTTTTGCGCTGATTGGGGCCAGCGGCTTCCTGGCTGCCTTCATGTCTGAGCAGTTCCAGCAGCCGCTGATTTACTTCGCGGCCATCGCCTTCGTGGGGGTGCTGACCGCAATCGGTTATTTCAGCGAAGCTACGCAAAAGGGCCGTGTCGGCATCACCACGGAAGTTTCCGTGCTGCTGGCCATGCTGCTGGGCGGGCTGTGCTACTGGAATTACCTGGCGCTGGCCGTGGCGGTGGCCATCGGGGCGACCTTGCTGCTCTCTTTGAAGATAGAGACGGATAGGCTGGTGGCAGCCCTCACGCGCGAGGACATTCTGGCGGCACTGCAATTCGCCGCGGTGACGGCCATCGTGCTGCCAATCCTGCCCAATGCGCCCTTGGGGCCGCCCCCGTTTGACGTACTCAACCCCTTCCAAGTCTGGCTGATGGTGGTCTTCATCTCCGGCATCAGCTTTTTAGGCTATGTGCTGATCAAGCTGCTGGGGGCCGACCATGGCATACGCATCACCGGCTTCCTGGGAGGCCTGGTCTCCAGCACCGCGGTGACCCTGTCTTTTGCCCAACGCAGCGTCAAATTCCCCAAAATGGCCAAGCCCTTCGCCCTGGCCATTTTGGTTGCCTGGACAATGATGTTCGCGCGAGTGATGGTTGAAGTGGCGGTGGTGAACGGTGACCTGCTGCGCGCGGTATGGCCGCCTGTGCTTGCCTCCGGCCTGGCTGGGCTGGGCTACGCGGTATTCCTCACCCTGGCAAAACGACGCGCTGACGAGGACACCGTGCATTTCTCCAACCCCTTCGATCTGCTTTCCGCGCTGCGCTTTGGCCTGCTCTACGCCCTGGTGCTGCTGGCGGCGCGCAGTGCGCAAATATACTTGGGCGATACAGGTGTGCTGCTGGCTGGCTTCATCTCAGGCCTGGCCGACGTGGACGCGATCACACTCTCGCTGGCGGAGTTGGCGCGCAGCGGCGGCCTCAGCCTGGACCTGGCCGCAAAGGCGCTGGTGAACGCCATTATGGCCAACACTCTGGTCAAGGGCGGCATGGTGCTCTTGGTCGGCTCGCCCAGTTTGCGCCGGACGGTATTGCCGGGGCTGATATTGATCCTCACTGTGGGCTTGGGAGCAGCCTACCTGCTATGA
- a CDS encoding MgtC/SapB family protein produces MSDIELFIRFGAAMAIGFSIGLQREFSHREGGKANGVQTLPAGERTFALIGLSGALAAMASDQFRQPLIFFGLLMAVGLLLVIGYVFKARNEHFGMTTEAAILVTVLLGGLCYWNYVGLAVSLGVITALILSIKLETDRLVTALTREDIFAALQFAVISAIVLPLLPSGVLFPPPFDVLDPFKIWLMVVFISGISFLGYVLIKLLDNDTGIGITGVLGGLVSSTAVTLALSRRSKEKGIVRALAVAIMVAWAIMFARILFQVAVLNLDLLRASWLPLLASGLTGFGIAAYLWFSRPRSPANGLVQFSNPFSLGTALSFGLIYALVLLVSRAAQLYLGDQGILLSSFIAGFADVNAITLTLVELANAGGLDVRVATQGLVLAAVTNTAFKGFLMLQLGSPGLRRTLLPGLIAVLAVAILAVWLF; encoded by the coding sequence ATGAGCGATATTGAACTATTTATTCGATTCGGCGCCGCAATGGCGATTGGTTTTTCCATCGGTTTGCAGCGTGAGTTTTCGCACCGCGAGGGCGGCAAAGCCAACGGGGTGCAAACCCTGCCGGCCGGCGAGCGCACTTTCGCCCTGATCGGTCTAAGCGGCGCCCTGGCCGCCATGGCCTCAGACCAGTTTCGCCAGCCGCTGATCTTCTTCGGCCTCCTCATGGCGGTCGGCCTGCTGCTGGTCATCGGCTATGTCTTCAAGGCCCGCAACGAACACTTCGGCATGACCACTGAAGCGGCCATCCTGGTGACGGTGCTGCTGGGCGGGTTGTGTTATTGGAACTATGTGGGTTTGGCGGTTTCACTCGGCGTGATCACTGCCCTGATCCTCTCCATCAAGCTGGAAACTGACCGCCTGGTCACCGCCCTGACCCGCGAGGACATTTTCGCAGCCCTGCAGTTCGCCGTGATCAGCGCCATTGTGCTGCCCCTGCTGCCCAGCGGGGTCCTGTTCCCGCCGCCCTTCGATGTACTCGATCCTTTCAAGATATGGCTGATGGTGGTTTTCATCTCCGGCATCAGCTTTTTGGGCTATGTGCTGATCAAGCTGCTCGACAATGACACCGGCATCGGCATCACCGGCGTGCTCGGCGGCCTGGTCTCCAGCACGGCGGTCACCCTGGCGCTCTCCCGGCGCAGCAAAGAGAAGGGCATCGTGCGCGCCCTGGCCGTGGCCATCATGGTCGCCTGGGCGATCATGTTCGCCCGCATCCTGTTCCAGGTGGCCGTGCTCAACTTGGATCTGCTGCGCGCCTCCTGGCTGCCGCTGCTGGCCAGCGGTCTGACCGGCTTCGGCATTGCGGCCTATTTGTGGTTCTCCCGCCCGCGCAGCCCGGCCAACGGCCTGGTGCAGTTCAGCAACCCGTTCAGCCTGGGCACAGCGCTCAGCTTCGGGCTGATCTACGCGCTCGTGCTGCTGGTCTCACGGGCCGCCCAGCTCTATTTGGGCGACCAGGGTATCTTGCTCTCCAGCTTCATCGCCGGCTTTGCTGATGTCAACGCCATCACCCTGACGCTGGTGGAACTGGCCAATGCCGGCGGCCTGGATGTGCGCGTGGCCACCCAGGGCCTGGTGCTGGCAGCGGTGACCAACACGGCCTTTAAAGGCTTCCTCATGCTCCAGCTCGGTTCACCCGGCCTGCGCCGCACGCTGCTGCCCGGCTTGATCGCCGTGCTGGCCGTGGCGATTCTTGCCGTGTGGCTCTTCTAG
- the ruvC gene encoding crossover junction endodeoxyribonuclease RuvC, protein MLAIGIDPGTAITGYGVVQRAANGDLRALDWGVILTPAEMPGAERLQVIFHSLNDLLTRHQPHTAAVESLFFQRNVRTAMSVGQARGVVLLALQLAGVPTSDYNPNQVKQAVSGYGGADKGQIQSMVRALLDLPELPKPDDAADALAVAICHLNTQRTQQLIAQNG, encoded by the coding sequence ATGCTGGCGATCGGGATCGACCCTGGCACCGCCATCACCGGCTACGGTGTGGTGCAGCGCGCCGCCAACGGCGACCTGCGCGCCCTGGACTGGGGCGTGATCCTGACCCCGGCGGAAATGCCCGGGGCCGAGCGCCTGCAGGTCATCTTCCACTCGCTCAACGACCTGCTCACCCGCCACCAGCCGCACACTGCGGCCGTCGAATCCTTGTTCTTTCAGCGCAATGTGCGCACCGCCATGAGCGTAGGCCAGGCGCGCGGTGTGGTGCTGCTGGCCCTGCAGCTGGCGGGCGTGCCCACCAGCGACTACAACCCCAACCAGGTCAAGCAGGCTGTCAGCGGCTACGGCGGGGCAGACAAAGGCCAGATTCAAAGCATGGTGCGTGCCCTGCTGGACCTGCCGGAGCTGCCTAAGCCGGATGATGCCGCCGATGCCCTGGCGGTGGCCATCTGCCATCTGAATACGCAGCGCACCCAGCAGTTGATTGCCCAGAATGGATAG
- a CDS encoding YebC/PmpR family DNA-binding transcriptional regulator, whose translation MSGHSKWSTIKRKKAVTDAKRGQVFTRLAREIAIAAREGGGNPDTNFTLRVAVEKARAESMPVANIERAIQRGTGEGKDAAALEQITYEGYAPHGVALIIDCVSDNRNRTVSELRHVLSRSGGSLGEGGSVAWQFTQIAFFAFPAGEHTEEQLFELAAEAGADDVWVEDGQAEITGPVAAFKQIGDALRNAGIAISDAGLRMQPNQEMDLGPSETIQVMRTIEALEDLDDVQSVASNLNISDAALEQLASA comes from the coding sequence ATGTCCGGTCACAGTAAATGGTCCACTATCAAACGCAAAAAAGCGGTCACCGACGCCAAGCGCGGCCAGGTCTTCACCCGTCTGGCGCGGGAGATCGCCATCGCCGCCCGTGAAGGCGGCGGCAACCCCGACACCAACTTCACCCTGCGCGTCGCCGTTGAAAAGGCCCGCGCTGAAAGCATGCCCGTCGCCAACATCGAGCGCGCCATCCAGCGCGGCACCGGCGAGGGCAAAGACGCCGCCGCTCTTGAGCAGATCACCTACGAAGGCTATGCCCCGCACGGCGTGGCGCTGATCATCGACTGCGTCTCCGACAACCGCAACCGCACTGTCTCCGAACTGCGCCATGTGCTCTCGCGCAGCGGCGGTAGCTTGGGCGAGGGCGGCTCGGTGGCCTGGCAGTTCACCCAGATCGCCTTCTTCGCTTTCCCCGCCGGCGAGCATACGGAAGAGCAGCTCTTTGAACTGGCCGCCGAAGCCGGCGCCGACGATGTATGGGTCGAAGACGGCCAGGCCGAGATCACCGGCCCGGTGGCAGCCTTCAAGCAGATCGGCGACGCCTTGCGCAACGCCGGCATTGCCATCAGCGACGCCGGCCTGCGCATGCAGCCCAACCAGGAGATGGATCTGGGCCCGTCCGAGACCATCCAGGTCATGCGCACCATCGAAGCGCTGGAAGACCTGGACGACGTGCAAAGCGTCGCCTCCAACCTCAACATCAGCGACGCTGCCCTGGAGCAACTCGCCTCCGCCTAA